In Juglans regia cultivar Chandler chromosome 13, Walnut 2.0, whole genome shotgun sequence, the following proteins share a genomic window:
- the LOC109007355 gene encoding dicarboxylate transporter 2.1, chloroplastic-like produces MESFALHSTSSSLPPRSSSLRFRPISKSPSFLTPSLTAPYSIPTLRSFSLFPATTTPSRLPSIRVSSSSNLPNRLSPSSEFTDPPPPPPQGAKPLPFIISISIGLIVRFLIPKPPEVTPQSWQLLSIFISTIAGLVLSPLPVGAWAFLGLTVSIVTQTLTFSSAFAAFTNEVIWLIVISFFFARGFVKTGLGDRIATYFVKWWGGSTLGLSYGLTISEALIAPAMPSTTARAGGVFLPIIKSLSLSAGSKPGHPSAKKLGSYLIQSQFQSAGNSSALFLTAAAQNLLCLKLAEELGVIVTSPWLAWFKAASLPALVSLLATPLILYKLYPPEMKDTPDAPALAAKKLEQMGPVTRNEWVMVATMLLAVSLWVFGEALGMASVVAAMIGLSILLLLGVLDWDDCLSEKSAWDTLAWFAVLVGMAGQLTNLGIVTWMSDGVAKSLQSLSLSWPVAFGVLQASYFLIHYLFASQTGHVGALFSAFLAMHLAAGVPGVLAALALAYNTNLFGALTHYSSGQAAVYYGAGYVDLPDVFKIGFIIALVNAIIWGVVGALWWKFLGLY; encoded by the exons ATGGAGAGCTTTGCCCTCCACTCCACCTCCTCCTCTCTACCCCCCCGCTCTTCCTCTCTCCGCTTCCGCCCCATCTCTAAATCCCCCTCGTTCCTTACCCCTAGCCTTACCGCCCCCTACTCAATCCCCACCCTCCGatccttctctcttttccccGCAACCACAACTCCCTCTCGCCTCCCATCAATCCGCGTCTCTTCTTCCTCTAATTTACCCAATCGCCTCTCTCCTTCTTCCGAATTCACAGACccaccccctccccctccccaaGGTGCTAAACCCCTCCCATTCATAATCTCAATCTCTATCGGACTCATTGTTCGCTTCCTCATCCCCAAGCCCCCCGAAGTTACTCCCCAATCCTGGCAATTACTCTCAATATTCATCTCCACCATCGCAGGCCTCGTCTTGAGCCCCTTGCCCGTCGGCGCCTGGGCTTTCCTCGGCCTCACCGTCTCTATCGTCACCCAAACTCTGACCTTCTCCAGCGCCTTCGCCGCCTTCACCAACGAGGTCATCTGGCTGATTGTGATCTCCTTCTTTTTCGCCCGCGGGTTCGTGAAGACCGGGTTGGGGGATAGGATCGCTACCTATTTCGTCAAGTGGTGGGGGGGTAGTACGTTAGGTTTGTCGTACGGCTTGACGATTAGCGAGGCGCTCATCGCCCCGGCCATGCCGAGCACCACTGCGAGGGCCGGTGGTGTGTTCTTGCCGATAATCAAATCCTTATCGCTATCCGCCGGGAGTAAACCGGGCCATCCCTCGGCCAAAAAGCTCGGGTCTTATCTCATTCAGTCCCAATTTCAG TCTGCTGGTAACTCTAGTGCTCTTTTCCTAACTGCTGCAGCTCAAAACCTTCTCTGCCTCAAATTAGCTGAGGAACTTGGGGTTATAGTTACAAGCCCTTGGCTGGCTTGGTTCAAGGCTGCTAGTTTACCTGCACTTGTCTCTCTCCTAGCTACCCCACTGATCTTATACAAGCTATATCCTCCTGAAATGAAAGATACACCAGATGCCCCTGCCTTGGCTGCAAAGAAACTGGAGCAAATGGGTCCTGTCACCAGAAATGAGTGGGTGATGGTTGCTACAATGCTTCTTGCAGTCTCTTTGTGGGTCTTTGG AGAGGCTCTTGGTATGGCAAGTGTTGTAGCTGCAATGATTGGTTTATCTATACTCCTTTTGTTGGGGGTCCTAGATTGGGATGACTGCTTAAGTGAAAAATCGGCATGGGACACCTTGGCTTGGTTTGCTGTTCTAGTGGGTATGGCAGGACAATTGACAAACCTTGGTATCGTCACCTGGATGTCAGACGGTGTGGCCAAGTCACTTCAATCCTTATCTCTGAGTTGGCCAGTGGCGTTTGGTGTTCTTCAGGCCTCTTACTTCTTGATCCACTACCTCTTTGCAAGTCAAACCGGTCATGTCGGAGCTCTATTCTCTGCATTCCTTGCTATGCACTTGGCAGCTGGGGTTCCTGGTGTGTTAGCAGCTCTGGCTTTGGCTTACAACACAAATCTTTTCGGTGCTCTAACACATTATAGCAGTGGTCAGGCTGCTGTATACTATGGAG CTGGTTATGTAGACCTTCCCGACGTATTCAAAATCGGCTTTATAATTGCTCTTGTCAATGCTATCATCTGGGGAGTAGTTGGAGCTTTGTGGTGGAAATTTTTGGGcctatattga
- the LOC109007353 gene encoding probable DNA helicase MCM9 isoform X4 — protein sequence MYEGERWYTCQKCKHKFLVYPELEARNSVSLPSFCPSQGQRSKPCEGTKFKELEDSIICHDYQEIKIQENTQVLGVGAIPRSVPIILKDDLVDLVKAGDDAVVTGVLTAKWSPDLKDVRCDLDPVLIANNVRRTNELKSDIDIPDDVIMKFKQFWSDFKDTPLKGRNAILQGICPQIFGLFTVKLAVALTLIGGVQHVDASGTKVRGESHLLLVGDPGTGKSQFLKFAAKLSNRSVITTGLGSTSAGLTVTAVKDGDCLSRGPLFEGSTVQVHVHACNLFKIPVHDMHGEWMLEAGALVLADGGICCIDEFDSMREHDRSTIHEAMEQQTISVAKAGLVTTLSTRTIVFGATNPKGQYDPDQSLSVNTTLSGPLLSRFDIVLVLLDTKNPEWDAVVSSHILAEGESDKGRSDEDIANIWPLSMLQRYIHFVKGYFRPVLTKEAEKVISSYYQLQRKSATHNAARTTVRMLESLIRLAQAHARLMFRNEVTRLDAITAILCIEASMTTSAIVDSVGNALHSNFAENPDQEYTKQERLILEKLRSIDDFPDINNRGGYCR from the exons ATGTATGAAGGGGAGAGATGGTACACGTGCCAGAAATGCAAGCACAA GTTTCTAGTTTATCCTGAGCTGGAGGCTAGAAACTCAGTATCACTACCATCATTTTGCCCTTCTCAG GGGCAGAGGTCTAAACCCTGTGAAGGCACGAAGTTCAAGGAATTAGAAGATTCTATAATATGCCACGATTATCAGGAAatcaaaattcaagaaaacacCCAGGTGTTGGGTGTTGGGGCCATTCCACGTTCGGTTCCTATCATATTGAAGGACGATCTTGTTGATCTTGTTAAAGCTGGAG ATGATGCGGTTGTTACTGGGGTCTTAACGGCAAAGTGGTCTCCAGACTTAAAAGACGTACGCTGCGACCTTGATCCTGTCCTAATTGCTAATAATGTGAG GAGAACCAATGAGTTGAAGTCAGACATTGATATACCTGATGATGTTATAATGAAATTCAAGCAGTTCTGGTCAGATTTCAAAGACACCCCATTAAAAG GTAGAAATGCCATACTCCAAGGTATCTGCCCACAGATTTTTGGACTCTTTACTGTGAAGCTTGCAG TTGCATTAACACTTATTGGAGGTGTGCAACATGTTGATGCTTCTGGGACAAAGGTCCGAGGAGAGTCTCATTTGCTTCTGGTTGGTGATCCAG GTACTGGGAAGTCTCAGTTCTTAAAATTTGCTGCAAAATTGAGCAACCGATCTGTTATCACTACTGGTTTAGGAAGCACTAGTGCTGGATTGACTGTCACTGCCGTCAAAGATGGAG ATTGTCTTTCAAGAGGTCCTCTGTTTGAAGGTTCTACTGTTCAGGTTCATGTGCATGCTTGCAATCTGTTCAAGATTCCTGTGCATGACATGCATG GAGAGTGGATGTTGGAAGCTGGGGCACTTGTTCTTGCAGATGGTGGGATTTGTTGTATAGACGAATTTGATAG TATGAGAGAACATGACAGGTCAACCATACATGAGGCCATGGAGCAGCAGACCATAAGTGTTGCCAAG GCTGGTCTTGTGACGACTCTCAGCACTAGGACAATTGTATTTGGTGCAACAAATCCCAAGGGACAGTACGATCCTGATCAAT CTCTGTCTGTCAATACGACACTCTCTGGTCCCTTGCTGAGCAGATTTGATATTGTACTTGTGCTCTTGGATACAAAGAATCCTGAATGGGATGCAGTTGTTTCGTCACACATTCTTGCTGAG GGTGAATCAGACAAAGGCAGAAGTGACGAAGATATAGCAAATATCTGGCCACTTTCTATGCTTCAGAG ATATATTCACTTTGTAAAAGGATACTTCAGACCAGTCTTAACAAAGGAGGCTGAAAAAGTTATTTCAAGCTATTATCAACTCCAAAGAAAATCCGCAACTCATAATGCAG CTAGGACTACTGTGCGCATGCTGGAGAGTTTGATACGCCTAGCTCAAG CACATGCAAGACTGATGTTCCGAAATGAGGTGACACGATTAGATGCGATTACAGCAATTTTATGCATTGAAGCATCCATGACTACCTCAGCTATCGTGGATAGTGTTGGAAATGCTCTGCACTCAAATTTTGCTGAAAACCCTGATCAGGAAT ATACCAAGCAAGAAAGGCTGATTCTTGAAAAGCTGAGATCGATAGACGATTTTCCTGACATAAATAACAGGGGAGGTTATTGCAGATGA
- the LOC109007353 gene encoding probable DNA helicase MCM9 isoform X2: MAEPSPTVKSMAAFLLRRHSDQLRSISLSPDPKLHYPLYVDFAELMEDDPPLAQSVFSQPTQHLRSFDDAAFWAHKIVLGDLKGCNSGIEKKFIHVRINVSGSPLECPETFPRIGNLRVKHRGILLTLKGTVIRSGAIKMYEGERWYTCQKCKHKFLVYPELEARNSVSLPSFCPSQGQRSKPCEGTKFKELEDSIICHDYQEIKIQENTQVLGVGAIPRSVPIILKDDLVDLVKAGDDAVVTGVLTAKWSPDLKDVRCDLDPVLIANNVRRTNELKSDIDIPDDVIMKFKQFWSDFKDTPLKVALTLIGGVQHVDASGTKVRGESHLLLVGDPGTGKSQFLKFAAKLSNRSVITTGLGSTSAGLTVTAVKDGDCLSRGPLFEGSTVQVHVHACNLFKIPVHDMHGEWMLEAGALVLADGGICCIDEFDSMREHDRSTIHEAMEQQTISVAKAGLVTTLSTRTIVFGATNPKGQYDPDQSLSVNTTLSGPLLSRFDIVLVLLDTKNPEWDAVVSSHILAEGESDKGRSDEDIANIWPLSMLQRYIHFVKGYFRPVLTKEAEKVISSYYQLQRKSATHNAARTTVRMLESLIRLAQAHARLMFRNEVTRLDAITAILCIEASMTTSAIVDSVGNALHSNFAENPDQEYTKQERLILEKLRSIDDFPDINNRGGYCR, encoded by the exons ATGGCCGAACCTTCCCCTACCGTCAAATCAATGGCCGCCTTCCTCCTTCGTCGCCACTCCGACCAGCTCcgctccatctctctctccccagaCCCCAAACTTCATTACCCTCTCTACGTCGA TTTTGCGGAGCTAATGGAGGACGACCCGCCGCTTGCGCAATCGGTCTTCTCCCAACCGACCCAGCACTTGCGTTCTTTTGACGATGCGGCTTTTTGGGCTcat AAAATTGTATTGGGAGATTTGAAAGGTTGCAATAGCGGGATCGAAAAGAAGTTCATTCATGTTCGTATAAATGTTAGCGGTTCCCCGCTCGAGTGTCCTG AGACTTTTCCGAGGATAGGAAATCTCCGAGTGAAGCATCGTGGGATTCTTCTCACTCTCAAAGGGACGGTGATCCGGTCTGGAGCAATCAAAATGTATGAAGGGGAGAGATGGTACACGTGCCAGAAATGCAAGCACAA GTTTCTAGTTTATCCTGAGCTGGAGGCTAGAAACTCAGTATCACTACCATCATTTTGCCCTTCTCAG GGGCAGAGGTCTAAACCCTGTGAAGGCACGAAGTTCAAGGAATTAGAAGATTCTATAATATGCCACGATTATCAGGAAatcaaaattcaagaaaacacCCAGGTGTTGGGTGTTGGGGCCATTCCACGTTCGGTTCCTATCATATTGAAGGACGATCTTGTTGATCTTGTTAAAGCTGGAG ATGATGCGGTTGTTACTGGGGTCTTAACGGCAAAGTGGTCTCCAGACTTAAAAGACGTACGCTGCGACCTTGATCCTGTCCTAATTGCTAATAATGTGAG GAGAACCAATGAGTTGAAGTCAGACATTGATATACCTGATGATGTTATAATGAAATTCAAGCAGTTCTGGTCAGATTTCAAAGACACCCCATTAAAAG TTGCATTAACACTTATTGGAGGTGTGCAACATGTTGATGCTTCTGGGACAAAGGTCCGAGGAGAGTCTCATTTGCTTCTGGTTGGTGATCCAG GTACTGGGAAGTCTCAGTTCTTAAAATTTGCTGCAAAATTGAGCAACCGATCTGTTATCACTACTGGTTTAGGAAGCACTAGTGCTGGATTGACTGTCACTGCCGTCAAAGATGGAG ATTGTCTTTCAAGAGGTCCTCTGTTTGAAGGTTCTACTGTTCAGGTTCATGTGCATGCTTGCAATCTGTTCAAGATTCCTGTGCATGACATGCATG GAGAGTGGATGTTGGAAGCTGGGGCACTTGTTCTTGCAGATGGTGGGATTTGTTGTATAGACGAATTTGATAG TATGAGAGAACATGACAGGTCAACCATACATGAGGCCATGGAGCAGCAGACCATAAGTGTTGCCAAG GCTGGTCTTGTGACGACTCTCAGCACTAGGACAATTGTATTTGGTGCAACAAATCCCAAGGGACAGTACGATCCTGATCAAT CTCTGTCTGTCAATACGACACTCTCTGGTCCCTTGCTGAGCAGATTTGATATTGTACTTGTGCTCTTGGATACAAAGAATCCTGAATGGGATGCAGTTGTTTCGTCACACATTCTTGCTGAG GGTGAATCAGACAAAGGCAGAAGTGACGAAGATATAGCAAATATCTGGCCACTTTCTATGCTTCAGAG ATATATTCACTTTGTAAAAGGATACTTCAGACCAGTCTTAACAAAGGAGGCTGAAAAAGTTATTTCAAGCTATTATCAACTCCAAAGAAAATCCGCAACTCATAATGCAG CTAGGACTACTGTGCGCATGCTGGAGAGTTTGATACGCCTAGCTCAAG CACATGCAAGACTGATGTTCCGAAATGAGGTGACACGATTAGATGCGATTACAGCAATTTTATGCATTGAAGCATCCATGACTACCTCAGCTATCGTGGATAGTGTTGGAAATGCTCTGCACTCAAATTTTGCTGAAAACCCTGATCAGGAAT ATACCAAGCAAGAAAGGCTGATTCTTGAAAAGCTGAGATCGATAGACGATTTTCCTGACATAAATAACAGGGGAGGTTATTGCAGATGA
- the LOC109007353 gene encoding probable DNA helicase MCM9 isoform X3: MAEPSPTVKSMAAFLLRRHSDQLRSISLSPDPKLHYPLYVDFAELMEDDPPLAQSVFSQPTQHLRSFDDAAFWAHKIVLGDLKGCNSGIEKKFIHVRINVSGSPLECPETFPRIGNLRVKHRGILLTLKGTVIRSGAIKMYEGERWYTCQKCKHKFLVYPELEARNSVSLPSFCPSQGQRSKPCEGTKFKELEDSIICHDYQEIKIQENTQVLGVGAIPRSVPIILKDDLVDLVKAGDDAVVTGVLTAKWSPDLKDVRCDLDPVLIANNVRRTNELKSDIDIPDDVIMKFKQFWSDFKDTPLKGRNAILQGICPQIFGLFTVKLAVALTLIGGVQHVDASGTKVRGESHLLLVGDPGTGKSQFLKFAAKLSNRSVITTGLGSTSAGLTVTAVKDGGEWMLEAGALVLADGGICCIDEFDSMREHDRSTIHEAMEQQTISVAKAGLVTTLSTRTIVFGATNPKGQYDPDQSLSVNTTLSGPLLSRFDIVLVLLDTKNPEWDAVVSSHILAEGESDKGRSDEDIANIWPLSMLQRYIHFVKGYFRPVLTKEAEKVISSYYQLQRKSATHNAARTTVRMLESLIRLAQAHARLMFRNEVTRLDAITAILCIEASMTTSAIVDSVGNALHSNFAENPDQEYTKQERLILEKLRSIDDFPDINNRGGYCR; the protein is encoded by the exons ATGGCCGAACCTTCCCCTACCGTCAAATCAATGGCCGCCTTCCTCCTTCGTCGCCACTCCGACCAGCTCcgctccatctctctctccccagaCCCCAAACTTCATTACCCTCTCTACGTCGA TTTTGCGGAGCTAATGGAGGACGACCCGCCGCTTGCGCAATCGGTCTTCTCCCAACCGACCCAGCACTTGCGTTCTTTTGACGATGCGGCTTTTTGGGCTcat AAAATTGTATTGGGAGATTTGAAAGGTTGCAATAGCGGGATCGAAAAGAAGTTCATTCATGTTCGTATAAATGTTAGCGGTTCCCCGCTCGAGTGTCCTG AGACTTTTCCGAGGATAGGAAATCTCCGAGTGAAGCATCGTGGGATTCTTCTCACTCTCAAAGGGACGGTGATCCGGTCTGGAGCAATCAAAATGTATGAAGGGGAGAGATGGTACACGTGCCAGAAATGCAAGCACAA GTTTCTAGTTTATCCTGAGCTGGAGGCTAGAAACTCAGTATCACTACCATCATTTTGCCCTTCTCAG GGGCAGAGGTCTAAACCCTGTGAAGGCACGAAGTTCAAGGAATTAGAAGATTCTATAATATGCCACGATTATCAGGAAatcaaaattcaagaaaacacCCAGGTGTTGGGTGTTGGGGCCATTCCACGTTCGGTTCCTATCATATTGAAGGACGATCTTGTTGATCTTGTTAAAGCTGGAG ATGATGCGGTTGTTACTGGGGTCTTAACGGCAAAGTGGTCTCCAGACTTAAAAGACGTACGCTGCGACCTTGATCCTGTCCTAATTGCTAATAATGTGAG GAGAACCAATGAGTTGAAGTCAGACATTGATATACCTGATGATGTTATAATGAAATTCAAGCAGTTCTGGTCAGATTTCAAAGACACCCCATTAAAAG GTAGAAATGCCATACTCCAAGGTATCTGCCCACAGATTTTTGGACTCTTTACTGTGAAGCTTGCAG TTGCATTAACACTTATTGGAGGTGTGCAACATGTTGATGCTTCTGGGACAAAGGTCCGAGGAGAGTCTCATTTGCTTCTGGTTGGTGATCCAG GTACTGGGAAGTCTCAGTTCTTAAAATTTGCTGCAAAATTGAGCAACCGATCTGTTATCACTACTGGTTTAGGAAGCACTAGTGCTGGATTGACTGTCACTGCCGTCAAAGATGGAG GAGAGTGGATGTTGGAAGCTGGGGCACTTGTTCTTGCAGATGGTGGGATTTGTTGTATAGACGAATTTGATAG TATGAGAGAACATGACAGGTCAACCATACATGAGGCCATGGAGCAGCAGACCATAAGTGTTGCCAAG GCTGGTCTTGTGACGACTCTCAGCACTAGGACAATTGTATTTGGTGCAACAAATCCCAAGGGACAGTACGATCCTGATCAAT CTCTGTCTGTCAATACGACACTCTCTGGTCCCTTGCTGAGCAGATTTGATATTGTACTTGTGCTCTTGGATACAAAGAATCCTGAATGGGATGCAGTTGTTTCGTCACACATTCTTGCTGAG GGTGAATCAGACAAAGGCAGAAGTGACGAAGATATAGCAAATATCTGGCCACTTTCTATGCTTCAGAG ATATATTCACTTTGTAAAAGGATACTTCAGACCAGTCTTAACAAAGGAGGCTGAAAAAGTTATTTCAAGCTATTATCAACTCCAAAGAAAATCCGCAACTCATAATGCAG CTAGGACTACTGTGCGCATGCTGGAGAGTTTGATACGCCTAGCTCAAG CACATGCAAGACTGATGTTCCGAAATGAGGTGACACGATTAGATGCGATTACAGCAATTTTATGCATTGAAGCATCCATGACTACCTCAGCTATCGTGGATAGTGTTGGAAATGCTCTGCACTCAAATTTTGCTGAAAACCCTGATCAGGAAT ATACCAAGCAAGAAAGGCTGATTCTTGAAAAGCTGAGATCGATAGACGATTTTCCTGACATAAATAACAGGGGAGGTTATTGCAGATGA
- the LOC109007353 gene encoding probable DNA helicase MCM9 isoform X1 — protein sequence MAEPSPTVKSMAAFLLRRHSDQLRSISLSPDPKLHYPLYVDFAELMEDDPPLAQSVFSQPTQHLRSFDDAAFWAHKIVLGDLKGCNSGIEKKFIHVRINVSGSPLECPETFPRIGNLRVKHRGILLTLKGTVIRSGAIKMYEGERWYTCQKCKHKFLVYPELEARNSVSLPSFCPSQGQRSKPCEGTKFKELEDSIICHDYQEIKIQENTQVLGVGAIPRSVPIILKDDLVDLVKAGDDAVVTGVLTAKWSPDLKDVRCDLDPVLIANNVRRTNELKSDIDIPDDVIMKFKQFWSDFKDTPLKGRNAILQGICPQIFGLFTVKLAVALTLIGGVQHVDASGTKVRGESHLLLVGDPGTGKSQFLKFAAKLSNRSVITTGLGSTSAGLTVTAVKDGDCLSRGPLFEGSTVQVHVHACNLFKIPVHDMHGEWMLEAGALVLADGGICCIDEFDSMREHDRSTIHEAMEQQTISVAKAGLVTTLSTRTIVFGATNPKGQYDPDQSLSVNTTLSGPLLSRFDIVLVLLDTKNPEWDAVVSSHILAEGESDKGRSDEDIANIWPLSMLQRYIHFVKGYFRPVLTKEAEKVISSYYQLQRKSATHNAARTTVRMLESLIRLAQAHARLMFRNEVTRLDAITAILCIEASMTTSAIVDSVGNALHSNFAENPDQEYTKQERLILEKLRSIDDFPDINNRGGYCR from the exons ATGGCCGAACCTTCCCCTACCGTCAAATCAATGGCCGCCTTCCTCCTTCGTCGCCACTCCGACCAGCTCcgctccatctctctctccccagaCCCCAAACTTCATTACCCTCTCTACGTCGA TTTTGCGGAGCTAATGGAGGACGACCCGCCGCTTGCGCAATCGGTCTTCTCCCAACCGACCCAGCACTTGCGTTCTTTTGACGATGCGGCTTTTTGGGCTcat AAAATTGTATTGGGAGATTTGAAAGGTTGCAATAGCGGGATCGAAAAGAAGTTCATTCATGTTCGTATAAATGTTAGCGGTTCCCCGCTCGAGTGTCCTG AGACTTTTCCGAGGATAGGAAATCTCCGAGTGAAGCATCGTGGGATTCTTCTCACTCTCAAAGGGACGGTGATCCGGTCTGGAGCAATCAAAATGTATGAAGGGGAGAGATGGTACACGTGCCAGAAATGCAAGCACAA GTTTCTAGTTTATCCTGAGCTGGAGGCTAGAAACTCAGTATCACTACCATCATTTTGCCCTTCTCAG GGGCAGAGGTCTAAACCCTGTGAAGGCACGAAGTTCAAGGAATTAGAAGATTCTATAATATGCCACGATTATCAGGAAatcaaaattcaagaaaacacCCAGGTGTTGGGTGTTGGGGCCATTCCACGTTCGGTTCCTATCATATTGAAGGACGATCTTGTTGATCTTGTTAAAGCTGGAG ATGATGCGGTTGTTACTGGGGTCTTAACGGCAAAGTGGTCTCCAGACTTAAAAGACGTACGCTGCGACCTTGATCCTGTCCTAATTGCTAATAATGTGAG GAGAACCAATGAGTTGAAGTCAGACATTGATATACCTGATGATGTTATAATGAAATTCAAGCAGTTCTGGTCAGATTTCAAAGACACCCCATTAAAAG GTAGAAATGCCATACTCCAAGGTATCTGCCCACAGATTTTTGGACTCTTTACTGTGAAGCTTGCAG TTGCATTAACACTTATTGGAGGTGTGCAACATGTTGATGCTTCTGGGACAAAGGTCCGAGGAGAGTCTCATTTGCTTCTGGTTGGTGATCCAG GTACTGGGAAGTCTCAGTTCTTAAAATTTGCTGCAAAATTGAGCAACCGATCTGTTATCACTACTGGTTTAGGAAGCACTAGTGCTGGATTGACTGTCACTGCCGTCAAAGATGGAG ATTGTCTTTCAAGAGGTCCTCTGTTTGAAGGTTCTACTGTTCAGGTTCATGTGCATGCTTGCAATCTGTTCAAGATTCCTGTGCATGACATGCATG GAGAGTGGATGTTGGAAGCTGGGGCACTTGTTCTTGCAGATGGTGGGATTTGTTGTATAGACGAATTTGATAG TATGAGAGAACATGACAGGTCAACCATACATGAGGCCATGGAGCAGCAGACCATAAGTGTTGCCAAG GCTGGTCTTGTGACGACTCTCAGCACTAGGACAATTGTATTTGGTGCAACAAATCCCAAGGGACAGTACGATCCTGATCAAT CTCTGTCTGTCAATACGACACTCTCTGGTCCCTTGCTGAGCAGATTTGATATTGTACTTGTGCTCTTGGATACAAAGAATCCTGAATGGGATGCAGTTGTTTCGTCACACATTCTTGCTGAG GGTGAATCAGACAAAGGCAGAAGTGACGAAGATATAGCAAATATCTGGCCACTTTCTATGCTTCAGAG ATATATTCACTTTGTAAAAGGATACTTCAGACCAGTCTTAACAAAGGAGGCTGAAAAAGTTATTTCAAGCTATTATCAACTCCAAAGAAAATCCGCAACTCATAATGCAG CTAGGACTACTGTGCGCATGCTGGAGAGTTTGATACGCCTAGCTCAAG CACATGCAAGACTGATGTTCCGAAATGAGGTGACACGATTAGATGCGATTACAGCAATTTTATGCATTGAAGCATCCATGACTACCTCAGCTATCGTGGATAGTGTTGGAAATGCTCTGCACTCAAATTTTGCTGAAAACCCTGATCAGGAAT ATACCAAGCAAGAAAGGCTGATTCTTGAAAAGCTGAGATCGATAGACGATTTTCCTGACATAAATAACAGGGGAGGTTATTGCAGATGA